TTCCCGATCGACATCTAATCCTTAACTATCTCTTTTATTTGGCGAACGGTCTTACCTATTTTGAACAGTTTGATATTGATGAGAAGTATGATGAAGCCTTTCAAATTAACGATAAGGTAGATTGGATTAAGGAAACACGCCAGGCCGTTCGCAAGGGTATCCCTGTTTATGTGAAGCTGTTAAATCATGCGGATCCAAAGATACGAAGTTCAGCAGCATTTTTGTTGGGGGAGATTGGAGAGCAAACCGAAGAAGTTTTACAACAATTACGTGCTCTGTTACAAAACGAACAGGATCACATGGTGAAAGCCAGTGTACTATTAAGTCTGGGTGATTTGGGAGATCGGCATTCTCAAACACTCGCGATGATGAAAGCATATATCCAAGAAAAATATTCTCTTCTCGCTCTCGTATCGGCATTGGCGATATTACAAATTGATCCCAGATATAATGAGGCAATCCAACTGTTGGTTAATACATTAAAAAAACCGGATGATACGATCATTGATTTGTTTAGTCAACTTCCTTGGAACTATTATTATTCTGGCTGGGGAGCAATTTTAAATTCTTTTAAATACTTGCCTAGAACCGAGGTCCTTCCATATATCCCCGATTTGGTTGAAGCTTTTAGAAATAGCGATTCAGGGGAATTACTCTATTTCGAAGTATTATTACATATTGTTTTTACAATGCAGGAGGAGAAACTTACCGTCAAAGATTTAACCAAGGAACAAAGATTGGTTTTGCAGGCAATTGCTGAATGTGAGTCGATTTGGATATATGCAGGTACCAAATTGTCGTTGAAAGAATATGGTCTCCCTTATTTTGAGAAACGGGAGGAATTGATCGATTTTCTGTCGGGATGATCACGGTTACTTCCTTGCGTGTTGAACGATCGTGAATATTACTTGGCTCTACTATTGCTTCCAAGGCAAATCCAAACCCGTCGCCTGAAATTCCGCGAGAAATACCCCAAGGGTACTTTCCGTATAGGCAGCTTCACCGGTAAATAGAACCAACCCGGCAGCAGTCCGCCGGGTTGGTAGCAG
The Polycladomyces zharkentensis DNA segment above includes these coding regions:
- a CDS encoding HEAT repeat domain-containing protein, translating into MLEKLDQINWKSLVHAYGSAEDVPGLIRDLTSLEENVRKNAWRSLYSNIWHQGTVCEAAARAVPFFIELLEYESVPDRHLILNYLFYLANGLTYFEQFDIDEKYDEAFQINDKVDWIKETRQAVRKGIPVYVKLLNHADPKIRSSAAFLLGEIGEQTEEVLQQLRALLQNEQDHMVKASVLLSLGDLGDRHSQTLAMMKAYIQEKYSLLALVSALAILQIDPRYNEAIQLLVNTLKKPDDTIIDLFSQLPWNYYYSGWGAILNSFKYLPRTEVLPYIPDLVEAFRNSDSGELLYFEVLLHIVFTMQEEKLTVKDLTKEQRLVLQAIAECESIWIYAGTKLSLKEYGLPYFEKREELIDFLSG